A single Micromonospora sp. CCTCC AA 2012012 DNA region contains:
- a CDS encoding aminotransferase family protein, giving the protein MTGTSVAPRVHTGEELAELDHRHLLHPFTPVGVSEQLVIVSGQGCEVTDSHGRSYLDGRSGQYNATLGYGHPRVLAALREQSEKLMTYALLGASNEAAVLLAAKLAELYGEPLTHSLFCNSGSEANEAAVRIVRMYHAMRGQPERTTVLSLAEGYHGTTIAMSAMTASPLLWAGCGPLPGGFAHVPTPRCAACATGAAHDGCVVPGPEALEEAILAHGAERVAAFIVEPVLGVGGIRPLPEGYLRAVREICDRHGVLLILDEITTGLGRTGVWFAHQREGIRPDVITTAKGLTSGYVPFAAVTMTSTVAEAFAGDPMLGGLRHGHTTSGHALGAAVALTVLDVLDTDGVVANAAAAGERLCGQLAQRLGGLPGVREVRGVGLLAAVEFDSFMRAAQVVGACRAAGVIVRCEGTVLSVAPPLVVTAEQVDRIVDALYAGVLAADAAPPTQ; this is encoded by the coding sequence ATGACCGGCACGTCCGTCGCACCACGGGTCCACACCGGCGAGGAGCTGGCCGAGCTGGACCACCGCCACCTGCTGCACCCGTTCACGCCGGTCGGCGTGAGCGAGCAGCTGGTGATCGTCTCCGGGCAGGGCTGCGAGGTCACCGACTCGCACGGCCGCAGCTACCTCGACGGGCGCAGCGGCCAGTACAACGCCACCCTCGGCTACGGCCACCCCCGGGTGCTCGCCGCGCTGCGTGAGCAGTCCGAGAAGCTCATGACGTACGCCCTGCTCGGCGCCTCGAACGAGGCCGCCGTGCTGCTCGCCGCGAAGCTGGCCGAGTTGTACGGCGAGCCGCTGACGCACAGCCTGTTCTGCAACTCCGGCTCGGAGGCCAACGAGGCGGCGGTCCGGATCGTGCGGATGTACCACGCGATGCGGGGTCAGCCCGAGCGCACCACCGTCCTCTCGCTGGCCGAGGGCTATCACGGCACCACCATCGCCATGTCGGCGATGACCGCGTCCCCGCTGCTGTGGGCCGGCTGCGGGCCGCTGCCCGGCGGATTCGCCCACGTCCCGACCCCGCGCTGCGCGGCCTGCGCGACGGGTGCGGCGCACGACGGGTGCGTGGTGCCGGGACCGGAGGCCCTGGAGGAGGCGATCCTCGCCCACGGCGCGGAGCGGGTCGCGGCGTTCATCGTGGAGCCGGTGCTCGGGGTGGGCGGCATCCGGCCGCTGCCGGAGGGCTACCTGCGGGCGGTCCGGGAGATCTGCGACCGGCACGGGGTGCTGCTGATCCTCGACGAGATCACCACCGGGCTGGGGCGTACGGGCGTGTGGTTCGCGCACCAGCGGGAGGGGATCCGTCCCGACGTGATCACCACCGCCAAGGGCCTCACCAGCGGATACGTCCCGTTCGCCGCGGTCACCATGACCTCGACGGTGGCCGAGGCGTTCGCCGGTGACCCGATGCTCGGCGGGCTGCGTCACGGCCACACCACCAGCGGGCACGCGCTCGGCGCGGCCGTCGCGCTGACCGTGCTCGACGTGCTCGACACCGACGGCGTGGTCGCCAACGCGGCGGCGGCCGGGGAGCGGCTCTGCGGGCAGCTCGCGCAGCGGCTGGGCGGGCTGCCGGGGGTGCGGGAGGTACGCGGCGTCGGGCTGCTCGCCGCGGTGGAGTTCGACTCGTTCATGCGGGCCGCGCAGGTGGTCGGCGCGTGCCGGGCCGCCGGAGTGATCGTGCGCTGCGAGGGCACCGTGCTCTCCGTCGCGCCGCCGCTGGTCGTCACCGCCGAGCAGGTCGACCGGATCGTCGACGCGCTGTACGCCGGGGTGCTGGCCGCCGACGCGGCACCGCCCACTCAGTGA
- a CDS encoding 3-oxoacyl-ACP synthase III family protein, protein MRPVSLVDVGSYLPDHAVDTRYYFGDEQVSDSLMFRAPAERRHVSPEETAASMAERAARPMLERLAEAGDTRVDVLLTNVALPDRIFTGAGADIAGRLGLDPAPEWIIDVHNSGCASFVYMMKLARQLIGSGAAETALICAVQNTAGNLFVQSDVRRRKHAPVPGDGCGVGFLRAGDESPILDVVSYQGIEYANDMELNVDTRRYWEPGEGQIDIGFTDSKVAKIIARGNKLVPQVATDVCDRIGTPTRDIDVLVTNQPNRMFLRNWREALQVKPERHLDTFDRYGNLFGAGIPVTLDHARDEGLIRKGDLVVLSAFAHAGDFAAAAAVRW, encoded by the coding sequence GTGAGGCCGGTCAGTCTGGTCGACGTCGGCAGCTACCTGCCGGACCACGCCGTCGACACCCGCTACTACTTCGGCGACGAGCAGGTCTCCGACAGCCTGATGTTCCGGGCGCCCGCCGAGCGGCGGCACGTCAGCCCCGAGGAGACCGCCGCGAGCATGGCGGAGCGGGCGGCCCGGCCGATGCTGGAGCGGCTGGCCGAGGCGGGCGACACCCGGGTGGACGTGCTGCTGACCAACGTGGCGCTGCCGGACCGGATCTTCACCGGTGCGGGCGCCGACATCGCCGGTCGGCTCGGGCTCGACCCGGCCCCGGAATGGATCATCGACGTGCACAACAGCGGCTGCGCGTCGTTCGTCTACATGATGAAGCTGGCCCGGCAGCTCATCGGCAGCGGCGCGGCCGAGACCGCGCTGATCTGCGCGGTGCAGAACACCGCCGGCAACCTCTTCGTCCAGTCCGACGTGCGCCGCCGCAAGCACGCCCCGGTGCCCGGCGACGGCTGCGGCGTGGGCTTCCTGCGTGCCGGTGACGAGTCGCCGATCCTCGACGTCGTCTCCTACCAGGGCATCGAGTACGCCAACGACATGGAACTCAACGTCGACACCCGGCGGTACTGGGAGCCGGGTGAGGGACAGATCGACATCGGGTTCACCGACAGCAAGGTCGCGAAGATCATCGCTCGGGGCAACAAGCTGGTGCCCCAGGTCGCCACCGACGTCTGCGACCGGATCGGCACCCCGACCCGGGACATCGACGTGCTGGTGACCAACCAGCCCAACCGGATGTTCCTGCGCAACTGGCGGGAGGCGTTGCAGGTCAAGCCCGAGCGGCACCTGGACACCTTCGACCGCTACGGCAACCTCTTCGGCGCCGGCATCCCGGTGACCCTGGACCACGCCCGCGACGAGGGGCTGATCCGCAAGGGTGACCTGGTCGTGCTCTCCGCGTTCGCGCACGCCGGCGACTTCGCCGCCGCCGCGGCCGTCCGCTGGTGA
- a CDS encoding SRPBCC family protein, with the protein MPSTSHPLADIPDLVRWETTSRDALLAQAAGMTHAVYPHDEVYGDFCTVQDYIDCPPEEVFDYLCNVHNLDEYTYSTRAFEPTDTPGLYVGWDTLADDTRIYMRLIPNREALTLDYHCAWDQGDDLWMIYLFRVVPAERVLGRPGSVVTWTNCHHPNYDKNPYPELAPDPDRPWVGDFWPLFYAGHKIELTNLKRILEHRHRTGQQISVMPNPEAAR; encoded by the coding sequence GTGCCGAGCACGTCCCACCCGTTGGCTGACATCCCCGACCTCGTCCGCTGGGAGACCACCAGCCGCGACGCGCTGCTGGCGCAGGCCGCCGGGATGACCCACGCCGTCTACCCGCACGACGAGGTGTACGGCGACTTCTGCACCGTGCAGGACTACATCGACTGCCCGCCCGAGGAGGTCTTCGACTACCTGTGCAACGTCCACAACCTGGACGAGTACACGTACAGCACGCGGGCGTTCGAGCCGACGGACACCCCGGGGCTCTATGTCGGCTGGGACACCCTCGCCGACGACACCCGGATCTACATGCGGCTGATCCCGAACCGGGAGGCGTTGACCCTGGACTACCACTGCGCGTGGGACCAGGGCGACGACCTGTGGATGATCTACCTGTTCCGGGTGGTGCCGGCCGAGCGGGTGCTCGGCCGTCCGGGGTCGGTGGTGACGTGGACGAACTGCCACCACCCGAACTACGACAAGAACCCGTACCCGGAGCTGGCCCCGGACCCGGACCGGCCCTGGGTGGGTGACTTCTGGCCGCTCTTCTACGCCGGCCACAAGATCGAGCTGACCAACCTCAAGCGGATCCTGGAGCACCGGCACCGCACCGGTCAGCAGATCTCCGTCATGCCGAACCCCGAGGCCGCCCGGTGA
- a CDS encoding thiamine pyrophosphate-binding protein codes for MSNGSPRVADHIMSALAATGVSHVFGVGGANIEDLYDAAHRTDGRIRAVVAKHEFAATCMAEGSVRASGGLGVVMATSGAGAMNLVPGVAEAYAARVPLLALVGQPPRDLEGRGAFQDSSGRGGAFDAAELFGTISRFCARVDDPADTGKLLAAAIDAARSPRGGPAVLLLPKDVQQATVAGLAPVEQLPTSASGPAPGRQAAADLLARTVADGGEILVVAGDGVGHADARAELAALVARLDAWVAVTPEGKDAFPNDDPRFVGVTGAIGHPSVGRRLDAAALCVLVGTRLSVMARAGLDAALATVPLIGFDPEPPFVAPADGLPLVHVDGDLRAELRAAVALLAGAPPARAVPRDPAGHREYLVTPALDAPGVRLPDAVRAIGEAVPADATVVSDAGNASAAAVHHLPVPPRGRFVIALGMGGMGHSFGAGIGAAFATGRRSYVLSGDGGFYAHGMELHTAVEYDVPVTFVVFNNNAHAMCVTREQLLQHADYSYNTFKPAHLAAGVAAMFPSLPAVRAGTADELRDALLATNDRPGPALVCVETDPGETPPFVPFLRLIGDPPLRPGGNRAEHVPPVG; via the coding sequence ATGAGCAACGGCAGCCCGCGGGTCGCCGACCACATCATGTCCGCGCTCGCCGCGACCGGCGTCTCGCACGTCTTCGGCGTCGGCGGCGCGAACATCGAGGACCTGTACGACGCGGCGCACCGCACCGACGGCCGGATCCGCGCCGTGGTCGCCAAGCACGAGTTCGCCGCCACCTGCATGGCCGAGGGGAGTGTCCGCGCCTCCGGTGGCCTCGGCGTGGTGATGGCCACCTCGGGCGCCGGGGCGATGAACCTGGTGCCCGGCGTCGCCGAGGCGTACGCCGCCCGGGTGCCGCTGCTCGCGCTGGTCGGCCAGCCGCCGCGCGACCTGGAGGGCCGGGGCGCGTTCCAGGACTCCAGCGGGCGGGGCGGCGCGTTCGACGCGGCGGAACTCTTCGGCACCATCTCCCGGTTCTGCGCGCGGGTCGACGACCCGGCGGACACCGGCAAGCTGCTCGCCGCGGCGATCGACGCCGCGCGGTCCCCGCGCGGCGGTCCGGCCGTGCTGCTGCTGCCCAAGGACGTGCAGCAGGCCACGGTGGCCGGTCTCGCGCCGGTCGAGCAGCTGCCGACCTCGGCGAGCGGGCCCGCCCCCGGCCGGCAGGCCGCCGCCGACCTGCTGGCCCGGACCGTCGCCGACGGGGGAGAGATCCTCGTCGTCGCCGGCGACGGCGTCGGCCACGCCGACGCCCGCGCCGAACTGGCCGCGCTGGTGGCGCGGCTGGACGCCTGGGTCGCGGTGACCCCGGAGGGCAAGGACGCCTTCCCGAACGACGACCCCCGGTTCGTCGGTGTGACCGGTGCGATCGGACACCCCAGCGTGGGCCGCCGGCTCGACGCCGCGGCGCTCTGCGTGCTGGTGGGGACCCGGCTGTCGGTGATGGCCCGGGCCGGGCTCGACGCGGCGCTGGCGACCGTCCCGCTGATCGGCTTCGACCCGGAGCCGCCCTTCGTGGCCCCGGCCGACGGGCTGCCGCTGGTGCACGTCGACGGTGACCTGCGGGCGGAGCTGCGGGCCGCCGTGGCGTTGCTGGCCGGCGCGCCGCCGGCCCGGGCGGTGCCGCGTGACCCGGCCGGGCACCGCGAGTACCTGGTCACCCCGGCGTTGGACGCCCCCGGCGTACGGCTGCCGGACGCGGTCCGGGCGATCGGGGAGGCCGTGCCCGCCGACGCCACCGTGGTCTCCGACGCCGGCAACGCCAGCGCCGCGGCCGTGCACCACCTGCCCGTCCCGCCCCGCGGCCGGTTCGTCATCGCGCTGGGCATGGGCGGGATGGGGCACAGCTTCGGCGCCGGCATCGGGGCGGCGTTCGCCACCGGCCGGCGCAGCTACGTGCTCTCCGGCGACGGCGGCTTCTACGCCCACGGCATGGAGCTGCACACCGCCGTCGAGTACGACGTGCCGGTGACGTTCGTGGTGTTCAACAACAACGCGCACGCCATGTGCGTGACCCGGGAGCAGCTGCTCCAGCACGCCGACTACTCGTACAACACGTTCAAGCCGGCGCACCTCGCGGCCGGTGTGGCGGCCATGTTCCCGTCGCTGCCCGCAGTCCGCGCCGGTACGGCCGACGAGCTGCGCGACGCCCTGCTGGCCACGAACGACCGGCCGGGCCCGGCGCTGGTCTGCGTCGAGACCGACCCGGGGGAGACCCCACCCTTCGTCCCCTTCCTCCGCCTGATCGGCGACCCACCCCTGCGTCCAGGAGGCAACCGTGCCGAGCACGTCCCACCCGTTGGCTGA
- a CDS encoding beta-N-acetylhexosaminidase produces MRVLPTTLIRSKKGLTTVVVAATVAVGTVASIGAAAPAAEVRRAEVSLNQLVPVPVEVRTAEGAAFELRSGAQIQVTAGAPGATDAGNYLSTLLKPATGFGLPVKSTTADRPGDGISLLLGGADPRVGAQGYELDVTRRSVVIRANEPAGLFSGVQTLRQLLPVRIESATRQSGPWTVQSGHILDYPRYAYRGALLDVARHFFPVETVKTYIDNVARYKVNYLHLHLTDDAGWRIAIDSWPKLATFGGSSGVGGQLPGHYSKADFREIVAYAAARGITVVPEIEGPGHSQAALASYAKLNCDGKAKELYTGYVPSPDGLLCVRKAITYKFLDDVIREIAALTPGPYLHIGSDEAHSMAPEDFAYYISKVTPIVRKYGKKLIGWQEMVSAQPGEAIGQYWINGVNNDEVAAAAAKGTKFIMTPADHAYLDMKYNDAQPAYPLGNVWAGTTEVDDAYNWQPDTELPGVDESAVAGVEAALWTETVFALEHIEALAFPRLLATAEIGWSPKSSHNWDAFAERLAAQGPRLRTARVNYTRAGGVSWAGCS; encoded by the coding sequence ATGCGTGTACTTCCCACCACCCTGATTCGTAGCAAGAAAGGACTGACCACCGTCGTCGTCGCGGCGACGGTGGCAGTCGGCACGGTTGCCTCGATCGGTGCCGCCGCGCCGGCCGCCGAGGTGCGGCGGGCCGAGGTGTCGCTGAACCAGCTCGTCCCGGTCCCGGTCGAGGTGCGGACCGCCGAGGGGGCGGCGTTCGAGCTGCGCTCCGGCGCCCAGATCCAGGTCACCGCCGGGGCGCCCGGCGCGACGGACGCCGGCAACTATCTGTCCACCCTGCTCAAGCCGGCCACCGGCTTCGGGCTGCCGGTGAAGTCGACCACGGCCGACCGGCCGGGCGACGGCATCTCGCTGCTGCTCGGCGGCGCCGACCCCCGCGTCGGGGCGCAGGGCTACGAGCTGGACGTCACCCGCCGGTCCGTGGTCATCCGGGCCAACGAGCCGGCCGGTCTCTTCAGCGGCGTGCAGACGCTGCGCCAGCTGCTGCCGGTGCGGATCGAGTCCGCCACCCGGCAGAGCGGCCCGTGGACGGTGCAGTCCGGCCACATCCTGGACTACCCGCGCTACGCGTACCGCGGTGCGCTGCTCGACGTGGCGCGGCACTTCTTCCCGGTGGAGACCGTGAAGACGTACATCGACAACGTCGCCCGCTACAAGGTCAACTATCTGCACCTGCACCTGACCGACGACGCGGGCTGGCGGATCGCGATCGACTCCTGGCCGAAGCTCGCCACCTTCGGCGGCAGCAGCGGCGTCGGCGGTCAGCTGCCCGGCCACTACAGCAAGGCGGACTTCCGCGAGATCGTCGCGTACGCCGCCGCGCGCGGCATCACCGTGGTGCCGGAGATCGAGGGTCCGGGCCACTCCCAGGCCGCCCTCGCCTCGTACGCGAAGCTGAACTGCGACGGCAAGGCCAAGGAGCTGTACACCGGCTACGTGCCCAGCCCGGACGGTCTGCTCTGCGTCCGCAAGGCCATCACCTACAAGTTCCTCGACGACGTCATCCGGGAGATCGCCGCGCTGACCCCCGGCCCGTACCTGCACATCGGTTCGGACGAGGCGCACTCGATGGCGCCGGAGGACTTCGCCTACTACATCTCCAAGGTCACCCCGATCGTCCGCAAGTACGGCAAGAAGCTGATCGGCTGGCAGGAGATGGTCAGCGCGCAGCCGGGCGAGGCGATCGGCCAGTACTGGATCAACGGCGTGAACAACGACGAGGTCGCGGCGGCCGCCGCGAAGGGCACGAAGTTCATCATGACGCCGGCCGACCACGCGTACCTGGACATGAAGTACAACGACGCGCAGCCGGCGTACCCGCTGGGCAACGTCTGGGCCGGCACCACCGAGGTCGACGACGCCTACAACTGGCAGCCGGACACCGAGCTGCCCGGCGTGGACGAGTCGGCCGTCGCCGGGGTCGAGGCGGCCCTGTGGACGGAGACGGTGTTCGCCCTGGAGCACATCGAGGCGCTCGCCTTCCCCCGACTGCTGGCCACCGCCGAGATCGGCTGGTCACCGAAGAGCAGCCACAACTGGGACGCGTTCGCCGAGCGGCTCGCCGCTCAGGGCCCCCGACTGCGGACGGCCCGGGTGAACTACACCCGCGCCGGCGGCGTGTCGTGGGCCGGTTGCAGCTGA
- the rfbA gene encoding glucose-1-phosphate thymidylyltransferase RfbA has protein sequence MKGIILAGGAGTRLHPVTVAVSKQLLPVYDKPMIYYPLSVLMLAGIRDILIISTPEDQPLFRRLFGDGSELGLQMSYAVQPEPNGLPEAFIIGAEHIGDESVALILGDNIFHGPGMSGFLDESSKLLDGCVLFGYQVSDPERYGVGEIDEQNRLVRIEEKPANPRTNRAITGLYFFDNKVVDIAKNLVPSARGELEITDVIRHYQRQGKARVVDLGRGFAWLDTGTHESLLDAGQFVQVLEHRQGVRIACLEEIALRRGFIDAETCLRRAQASAKSGYGGYVMQLARAELDQG, from the coding sequence GTGAAGGGCATCATCCTGGCCGGCGGAGCCGGCACCCGACTGCATCCGGTGACGGTTGCCGTGTCCAAGCAACTGCTTCCGGTCTACGACAAACCGATGATCTACTACCCGCTCTCGGTGCTCATGCTGGCCGGGATCCGGGACATCCTGATCATCTCCACCCCCGAGGACCAGCCCCTGTTCCGCCGCCTCTTCGGCGACGGCAGCGAGCTGGGCCTGCAGATGAGCTACGCCGTGCAGCCCGAGCCGAACGGACTGCCCGAGGCGTTCATCATCGGCGCCGAGCACATCGGCGACGAGTCGGTGGCGCTGATCCTCGGCGACAACATCTTCCACGGCCCCGGCATGTCGGGCTTCCTCGACGAGAGCTCCAAGCTGCTGGACGGCTGTGTCCTCTTCGGCTACCAGGTCTCCGATCCGGAGCGGTACGGCGTCGGCGAGATCGACGAGCAGAACCGGCTGGTACGGATCGAGGAGAAGCCGGCGAACCCGCGGACCAACCGGGCCATCACCGGGCTCTACTTCTTCGACAACAAGGTCGTCGACATCGCCAAGAACCTGGTCCCGTCGGCGCGCGGGGAGCTGGAGATCACCGACGTGATCCGGCACTACCAGCGGCAGGGCAAGGCGCGGGTGGTGGACCTCGGCCGGGGCTTCGCCTGGTTGGACACCGGCACCCACGAGTCGCTGCTGGACGCCGGACAGTTCGTGCAGGTGCTGGAGCACCGCCAGGGCGTCCGGATCGCCTGCCTGGAGGAGATCGCGCTGCGCCGCGGCTTCATCGACGCGGAGACCTGCCTGCGGCGGGCCCAGGCCAGCGCCAAGTCCGGGTACGGCGGCTACGTCATGCAGCTCGCCCGCGCCGAGCTGGACCAGGGGTAG
- the rfbB gene encoding dTDP-glucose 4,6-dehydratase, which produces MRVLVTGGAGFIGSHYVRSMLDGRYPGYEDADVTVLDSLTYAGNTASLPMEHERLRFVHGDIRDAELLAGLLPGHDAVVHFAAESHVDRSLTGATAFVSTNVVGTQQLLDSCLRAEVGTVLCVSTDEVYGSIESGSWDEDEPLLPNSPYAASKAGSDLIARAYHRTHGLDVRTTRCCNNYGPYQHIEKLIPLFVTNLLQGLPVPLYGDGRNVREWLHVDDHCAGIQLVLTRGEPGGIYNIGSGFEASNAEITRRLVELCAADPGLVRQVGDRKGHDLRYSVDTGKIEKLGYRPAVDFDAGLADTVQWYRDNPGWWKS; this is translated from the coding sequence ATGAGGGTCCTCGTCACCGGCGGGGCCGGCTTCATCGGCTCGCACTACGTCCGGTCCATGCTGGACGGCCGCTACCCCGGCTACGAGGACGCGGACGTGACCGTGCTCGACAGCCTGACCTACGCGGGTAACACCGCCAGCCTGCCGATGGAGCACGAGCGGCTGCGTTTCGTCCACGGCGACATCCGCGACGCGGAGCTGCTGGCCGGGCTGCTGCCGGGGCACGACGCGGTGGTGCACTTCGCCGCCGAGTCGCACGTGGACCGGTCGCTGACCGGTGCCACCGCCTTCGTCTCGACCAACGTGGTCGGCACCCAGCAGCTGCTGGACAGCTGCCTGCGGGCGGAGGTCGGCACCGTCCTCTGCGTCTCCACGGACGAGGTGTACGGCTCGATCGAGTCCGGCTCCTGGGACGAGGACGAGCCGCTGCTGCCGAACTCGCCGTACGCGGCGTCCAAGGCGGGCAGCGACCTGATCGCCCGGGCCTACCACCGCACCCACGGGCTGGACGTACGGACCACCCGGTGCTGCAACAACTACGGCCCCTACCAGCACATCGAGAAGCTGATCCCGCTCTTCGTCACCAATCTGCTCCAGGGCCTGCCGGTCCCGCTCTACGGCGACGGCCGCAACGTCCGGGAGTGGCTGCACGTGGACGACCACTGCGCGGGGATCCAGCTGGTGCTGACCCGGGGTGAGCCGGGCGGGATCTACAACATCGGCAGTGGCTTCGAGGCCAGCAACGCGGAGATCACCCGCCGGCTGGTCGAGCTGTGCGCCGCCGATCCGGGCCTGGTCCGGCAGGTCGGCGACCGTAAGGGCCACGACCTGCGCTACTCGGTGGACACCGGGAAGATCGAGAAGCTGGGCTACCGGCCGGCGGTCGACTTCGACGCCGGCCTGGCCGACACGGTCCAGTGGTACCGGGACAACCCCGGCTGGTGGAAGTCCTGA
- the mqnC gene encoding cyclic dehypoxanthinyl futalosine synthase — protein sequence MPTSTSIDIAEVLDRAAGGGRITPAEALDLYRYAPLHALGQAADAARRRRYAGTEQIATYIIERNINYTNVCVTACKFCAFYAPPKSEAGWTRDLDDMLRRCAETVELGGTQIMFQGGHHPEFGVEYYERLFSTVKEAFPQLVIHSLGASEVAHMAKVSGVSVEEAIVRIRDAGLDSFAGAGAELLPARPRTVIAPLKESGERWLEIMEVAHGLGVESTCTMLMGTGETNAERIEHLAMVRDVQDRTGGFRAFIPYTYQPNNNHLKGRTQATPLEYLRLIAIARLFLHNVAHIQGSWLTTGKELGQLSLHYGADDLGSIMLEENVVSSAGAKHRSNLGELITLIRGADRVPAQRSTTYEHLRVHDDPADDPVDERVVSHLSSIADDAPRARKQLPVLSGARGEA from the coding sequence GTGCCGACATCCACCAGTATCGACATCGCCGAGGTCCTCGATCGGGCCGCCGGTGGTGGTCGGATCACCCCGGCCGAGGCCCTGGACCTCTACCGGTACGCCCCCCTGCACGCCCTCGGGCAGGCGGCCGACGCGGCCCGTCGCCGCCGGTACGCCGGCACCGAGCAGATCGCCACGTACATCATCGAGCGCAACATCAACTACACCAACGTCTGCGTCACGGCGTGCAAGTTCTGCGCGTTCTACGCGCCGCCGAAGAGCGAGGCCGGCTGGACCCGGGACCTGGACGACATGCTGCGCCGCTGCGCGGAGACCGTCGAGCTGGGCGGTACGCAGATCATGTTCCAGGGCGGGCACCACCCCGAGTTCGGGGTGGAGTACTACGAGCGGCTCTTCTCCACGGTGAAGGAGGCGTTCCCGCAGCTGGTCATCCACTCGCTCGGTGCCTCCGAGGTCGCGCACATGGCCAAGGTCTCCGGGGTGTCGGTCGAGGAGGCCATCGTCCGGATCCGCGACGCCGGCCTGGACTCGTTCGCCGGTGCCGGCGCCGAGCTGCTGCCGGCCCGCCCGCGTACGGTGATCGCCCCGCTGAAGGAGTCGGGCGAGCGCTGGCTGGAGATCATGGAGGTGGCCCACGGCCTCGGCGTGGAGTCCACCTGCACCATGCTGATGGGCACCGGCGAGACCAACGCGGAGCGGATCGAGCACCTGGCGATGGTGCGCGACGTGCAGGACCGCACCGGCGGGTTCCGGGCGTTCATCCCGTACACCTACCAGCCGAACAACAACCACCTCAAGGGCCGCACCCAGGCCACCCCGCTGGAGTACCTGCGGCTGATCGCCATCGCCCGGCTGTTCCTGCACAACGTCGCGCACATCCAGGGTTCCTGGCTGACCACCGGCAAGGAGCTGGGTCAGCTCTCCCTGCACTACGGCGCGGACGACCTGGGCTCGATCATGCTGGAGGAGAACGTGGTCTCCTCGGCCGGCGCCAAGCACCGCTCCAACCTGGGCGAGCTGATCACCCTGATCCGGGGCGCGGACCGGGTGCCGGCGCAGCGCAGCACCACGTATGAGCACCTGCGGGTGCACGACGACCCGGCGGACGACCCGGTCGACGAGCGGGTGGTGTCGCACCTGTCGTCCATCGCCGACGACGCGCCGCGGGCCCGCAAGCAGCTGCCCGTGCTCTCCGGTGCGCGGGGCGAGGCATGA
- a CDS encoding menaquinone biosynthetic enzyme MqnA/MqnD family protein: MRTPRPRPRVGHIQFLNCLPLFWGLARTGGLLDLDLTRDTPDGLSDALVAGDLDIGPISMMEFLRHADDLVVLPDIAVGSDGPIMSCLIVSRCPLDELDGAPIALSSTSRTSVRLAELLLNESIGVKPEFFVRPPDLATMLAEAPAAVVIGDTALRAALHEAPALGLQVHDLGQMWQDWTGLPFVFAVFAARREFVEREPELVREVHASFLASRDLFLTEMDDICAQAARWEAFDADTLRRYYLTALDFRLGERQLAGIAEFARRVGGPDAGFPPDVRLHLLDAHRPGLPDAAVTP, translated from the coding sequence CTGCGCACCCCGAGGCCACGCCCACGGGTGGGCCACATCCAGTTCCTCAACTGCCTCCCGCTGTTCTGGGGGCTGGCCCGTACCGGTGGGCTGCTCGACCTGGACCTGACCCGGGACACCCCGGACGGTCTCAGTGACGCGCTGGTCGCCGGTGACCTCGACATCGGGCCGATCAGCATGATGGAGTTCCTCCGGCACGCCGACGACCTGGTGGTGCTGCCGGACATCGCGGTCGGCAGCGACGGGCCGATCATGTCCTGCCTGATCGTCAGCCGGTGCCCGCTGGACGAGCTGGACGGCGCGCCGATCGCGCTCAGCTCGACCAGCCGCACCTCGGTCCGCCTGGCCGAGCTGCTGCTCAACGAGTCGATCGGGGTGAAGCCGGAGTTCTTCGTCCGGCCGCCGGACCTGGCCACCATGCTGGCCGAGGCGCCGGCCGCCGTGGTGATCGGCGACACCGCCCTGCGCGCGGCGCTGCACGAGGCCCCGGCGCTGGGTCTCCAGGTGCACGACCTCGGGCAGATGTGGCAGGACTGGACCGGGTTGCCGTTCGTCTTCGCCGTCTTCGCGGCCCGCCGCGAGTTCGTCGAGCGGGAGCCGGAGCTGGTCCGGGAGGTGCACGCCAGCTTCCTGGCGTCCCGGGACCTCTTCCTCACCGAGATGGACGACATCTGCGCGCAGGCCGCCCGCTGGGAGGCGTTCGACGCCGACACGCTGCGCCGGTACTACCTGACCGCGTTGGACTTCCGGCTCGGCGAGCGGCAGCTCGCCGGCATCGCCGAGTTCGCGCGCCGGGTCGGCGGACCGGACGCCGGCTTCCCGCCGGACGTACGCCTGCACCTGCTCGACGCCCACCGACCCGGGCTGCCCGACGCAGCCGTCACCCCTTAG
- a CDS encoding ferredoxin — MTATEEALEVWIDQGLCTGDGICAQYAPDVFELDIDGLAYVKGADGELRKDDGSAVLVPTISLKDVTDSAAECPGECIHVRRRSDGVEVYGPDADPV; from the coding sequence ATGACCGCAACCGAAGAGGCCCTCGAGGTCTGGATCGACCAGGGGCTCTGCACCGGGGACGGGATCTGCGCGCAGTACGCGCCGGACGTCTTCGAGCTGGACATCGACGGCCTCGCCTACGTCAAGGGCGCCGACGGCGAGCTGCGCAAGGACGACGGCTCGGCGGTGCTGGTGCCGACGATCAGCCTCAAGGACGTGACCGACTCCGCCGCCGAGTGCCCGGGCGAGTGCATCCACGTGCGCCGCCGCAGTGACGGTGTCGAGGTGTACGGGCCCGACGCGGACCCGGTATGA